A genomic segment from Segniliparus rotundus DSM 44985 encodes:
- a CDS encoding SDR family NAD(P)-dependent oxidoreductase, whose amino-acid sequence MDIAGASVLVTGGASGLGAATARKFAQAGAKVFGVDLQASIDKAEPVDGVSLMEADVTDEAGVHAVISTIESSAPPLRAVVNCAGVGWAQRILGKEGPHSLDLFRKIIDINLVGTFNVLRLAAQSIAKNDPVDAEGQRGVVINTASVAAFEGQIGQAAYAASKGGVHALTISAARDLARSGIRVATIAPGTIETPMLAGVTEEFRKTLADAVVFPQRLGRPSEYADLAAFIVAHDYINGETIRMDGAIRMAPR is encoded by the coding sequence ATGGACATCGCTGGAGCTTCAGTGCTGGTGACGGGCGGGGCCTCTGGCCTCGGGGCGGCAACTGCCCGCAAATTCGCGCAGGCAGGGGCGAAAGTCTTCGGCGTTGACCTCCAGGCTTCCATCGACAAGGCCGAGCCGGTCGACGGCGTCAGCCTCATGGAGGCCGACGTGACCGACGAGGCGGGCGTCCACGCGGTGATCTCCACGATTGAAAGCTCGGCCCCGCCGCTGCGCGCTGTGGTGAACTGCGCGGGCGTCGGCTGGGCGCAGCGCATTCTGGGCAAAGAGGGCCCGCACTCGCTCGACCTGTTCCGCAAAATCATCGATATCAACCTGGTCGGCACCTTCAACGTGCTGCGCCTCGCCGCCCAGTCCATCGCGAAGAACGACCCGGTGGACGCGGAAGGCCAGCGCGGCGTGGTCATTAACACCGCCTCCGTCGCCGCGTTCGAAGGGCAGATCGGCCAGGCCGCCTACGCCGCCTCGAAGGGCGGGGTGCACGCGCTGACCATCAGCGCCGCCCGCGACCTCGCGCGCAGCGGCATCCGTGTGGCCACCATCGCGCCGGGCACCATCGAGACCCCCATGCTCGCCGGAGTGACCGAGGAGTTCCGCAAGACCCTGGCCGACGCGGTTGTCTTCCCGCAGCGTCTCGGCCGGCCTAGCGAGTACGCCGATCTCGCCGCGTTCATCGTCGCCCACGACTACATCAACGGCGAGACGATCCGCATGGACGGGGCCATCCGCATGGCGCCGCGCTGA
- a CDS encoding TMEM165/GDT1 family protein has protein sequence MREILEAFLLSFGVVFLAELGDKSQLLALLFATRMSSRGKAGPWLVILGITIASGLVHLVSVGAGSYLGDVVDPRLTTLFAGAALVGCGLWGLRERAADHENAGPVAVPAGWLSSVATVVSAFLLAELGDKTMFATVALGAGHSFFGVWSGSTAGMVLADALAILLGLGLAKRVPQSKLTAWANTMFLALGGWFLVEGFWRFAPAAGMAAAAAALLGGAALIARSRNRNRKNRQLLGSQR, from the coding sequence ATGCGAGAAATTCTTGAGGCTTTTCTTCTCTCCTTCGGCGTGGTCTTCCTCGCCGAGTTGGGGGACAAGTCGCAGTTGCTCGCATTGCTCTTCGCGACCCGGATGAGCTCTCGGGGAAAAGCGGGCCCGTGGCTCGTCATCCTCGGCATCACAATTGCCTCCGGCTTGGTGCATCTCGTCTCGGTCGGCGCGGGCAGCTACCTCGGCGACGTCGTCGACCCTCGGCTCACGACGCTGTTCGCTGGCGCCGCCCTGGTCGGCTGCGGGCTCTGGGGGTTGCGGGAGCGGGCGGCGGACCACGAGAACGCGGGCCCGGTCGCTGTCCCGGCCGGTTGGCTGTCCTCGGTCGCCACAGTCGTTTCCGCGTTCCTCCTCGCCGAACTCGGCGACAAGACCATGTTCGCCACCGTCGCGCTGGGGGCCGGGCATTCGTTCTTCGGCGTGTGGTCCGGCTCCACGGCGGGCATGGTGCTCGCCGACGCCCTCGCGATCCTCCTGGGCTTGGGCCTGGCCAAACGCGTCCCCCAGAGCAAGCTCACAGCCTGGGCGAACACGATGTTCCTCGCCCTCGGCGGCTGGTTCCTGGTGGAAGGTTTCTGGCGCTTCGCCCCCGCGGCGGGCATGGCTGCTGCGGCGGCGGCGCTGCTCGGCGGGGCGGCCCTGATCGCGCGGTCCAGGAACCGCAACCGCAAGAACCGGCAACTGCTAGGCTCGCAGCGGTAA
- a CDS encoding superoxide dismutase has product MATYSLPDLDYDYSALEPHISGQINEIHHTKHHAAYVAGANAALEKLEAARESGDHAAIFLNEKNLAFHLGGHTNHSIWWKNLSPNGGDKPTGELASAIDDQFGSFDKFQAQFSAAANGLQGSGWAWLGYDSIGKKLLTFQLYDQQANVPLGIVPLLGVDVWEHAFYLQYKNVKADYIKAVWNVVNWEDVQSRFSKALSSPGV; this is encoded by the coding sequence ATGGCAACGTACAGCTTGCCCGACCTGGACTACGACTACAGCGCTCTTGAGCCGCACATCAGCGGCCAGATCAACGAGATCCACCACACCAAGCACCATGCGGCGTATGTCGCTGGCGCCAACGCCGCGCTGGAGAAGTTGGAGGCGGCCCGCGAATCGGGCGACCACGCCGCCATTTTCTTGAACGAGAAAAACCTCGCGTTCCATTTGGGCGGCCACACCAACCACTCGATCTGGTGGAAGAACCTTTCCCCGAACGGCGGCGACAAGCCGACGGGCGAGCTTGCCTCGGCGATCGACGACCAGTTCGGCTCGTTCGACAAATTCCAGGCGCAGTTCTCCGCCGCGGCGAACGGCCTGCAGGGCTCTGGCTGGGCGTGGCTCGGCTACGACTCGATCGGCAAGAAGCTGCTGACTTTCCAGCTCTACGACCAGCAGGCCAACGTGCCGCTCGGCATCGTTCCGCTGCTCGGCGTCGACGTGTGGGAGCACGCGTTCTACTTGCAGTACAAGAACGTCAAGGCCGACTACATCAAAGCGGTGTGGAACGTTGTCAACTGGGAGGACGTCCAGTCCCGCTTCAGCAAGGCGCTGAGTTCCCCCGGAGTGTGA
- the msrA gene encoding peptide-methionine (S)-S-oxide reductase MsrA — MDSAYDMRMSLLSGWRVNAKLTVISPEDALPGRDLPVLRGGRSFFGGTPLDPLTASDHGPRNPQWPTDVETAVFGGGCFWGMEKAFWQLPGVFTTAVGYAGGTTANPTYKEVCSGRTGHAEVVLVAFHPDQISYSELLATFWESHDPTQGMRQGADIGTQYRSVVLTVAPRQQELAEQSRAAYQQELNKEGYGPISTEIRPLRAPSDSDCGFYFAEQDHQQYLAKNPWGYCGHGGTGVSCPVGLGSGARGPAAQ; from the coding sequence TTGGATTCGGCGTACGATATGCGTATGTCTCTTTTGTCCGGTTGGCGCGTGAACGCGAAACTGACTGTGATCTCGCCAGAAGACGCCCTCCCCGGTCGCGACCTCCCCGTCTTGCGGGGCGGGAGGAGCTTTTTCGGCGGAACGCCCCTGGACCCGCTCACGGCTTCCGATCACGGTCCGCGCAATCCCCAATGGCCGACGGACGTCGAGACCGCGGTCTTCGGCGGCGGCTGCTTCTGGGGCATGGAAAAAGCCTTCTGGCAGCTGCCCGGGGTGTTCACCACGGCGGTGGGCTACGCGGGCGGCACGACCGCCAACCCCACCTACAAGGAGGTCTGCTCCGGCCGCACCGGCCACGCCGAAGTCGTGCTCGTCGCCTTCCACCCGGATCAGATCTCCTACTCGGAGCTGTTGGCGACGTTCTGGGAGTCGCACGACCCCACCCAAGGGATGCGGCAAGGCGCCGACATAGGCACGCAGTACCGCTCTGTCGTCCTGACTGTCGCCCCGCGCCAACAGGAGCTCGCCGAACAGAGCCGGGCCGCTTACCAGCAGGAGCTCAACAAGGAGGGGTACGGCCCGATCAGCACGGAGATCCGGCCCCTGCGCGCCCCGTCCGACTCGGACTGCGGCTTCTATTTCGCAGAACAAGACCATCAGCAGTATTTGGCGAAGAACCCCTGGGGATATTGCGGGCACGGCGGCACCGGCGTTTCCTGCCCGGTCGGCCTCGGCTCCGGCGCGCGCGGCCCCGCGGCCCAATAA
- a CDS encoding S49 family peptidase, with amino-acid sequence MMRLLAVMVGSLRERAVGMAKIFEGKPRLGGGRIRLRKKPAGKTVSVVRLEGVIRAGGGPFGRGALNAQNLEAPLVDAFSASEAVAVAIVINSPGGSPAQSALVGDRIRQLSAKHEKPVLAFCEDVAASGGYWLACAADEIFVSPGTVIGSIGVVSSSFGLTEAIEKLGLERRVHAAGTNKVRLDPFLPEKEEDVSWLSGMQADIHQVFIDWVKTRRGAKLAGKDDELFNADVWIGKRAVELGVADAVGSLHSVLAERFPEAKPHEIKPKQQLLQRLGLTASVEDMTLRALDGVVCAVERRAMWSRFGL; translated from the coding sequence ATGATGCGATTGCTGGCCGTTATGGTGGGTTCTCTGCGAGAAAGGGCTGTGGGCATGGCGAAGATCTTCGAGGGCAAGCCGCGCCTCGGCGGCGGACGGATCCGCCTGCGCAAGAAGCCCGCCGGGAAAACTGTCAGCGTCGTGCGGCTCGAAGGGGTCATCCGTGCCGGCGGCGGCCCGTTCGGGCGCGGAGCCCTGAACGCGCAGAACTTGGAGGCGCCGCTCGTGGACGCGTTCAGCGCGTCCGAGGCAGTCGCCGTGGCCATCGTGATTAACTCGCCCGGAGGCTCGCCCGCCCAGTCGGCCCTCGTGGGGGACCGCATCCGCCAGCTTTCCGCCAAGCATGAGAAACCCGTCCTCGCCTTCTGCGAGGACGTGGCGGCTTCCGGCGGCTATTGGTTGGCCTGCGCGGCGGACGAGATCTTCGTGTCTCCCGGGACTGTCATCGGGTCCATCGGGGTCGTGTCCTCCTCCTTCGGGCTCACCGAAGCCATCGAAAAGCTCGGATTGGAGCGTCGCGTCCACGCCGCGGGGACGAACAAGGTCCGTTTGGACCCGTTCCTGCCGGAGAAAGAAGAGGACGTGAGCTGGCTGTCGGGGATGCAGGCCGACATCCACCAAGTGTTCATCGACTGGGTGAAAACGCGGCGCGGGGCGAAACTCGCAGGGAAGGACGACGAGCTGTTCAACGCGGACGTGTGGATCGGCAAGCGCGCGGTCGAGCTGGGCGTCGCGGACGCGGTCGGCAGTTTGCACAGCGTCCTCGCCGAGCGCTTCCCCGAGGCGAAGCCGCATGAGATCAAGCCCAAACAACAGTTGCTCCAGCGACTCGGCCTCACCGCCTCGGTCGAAGACATGACGTTGCGCGCGTTGGACGGGGTCGTGTGCGCAGTGGAGCGCCGGGCGATGTGGTCGAGGTTCGGGCTATGA
- a CDS encoding DUF4328 domain-containing protein, whose product MTFPQPAGPPSPQRPHLPGLSGHWPSQPPPIPPDRTPTQPAHGPNPRIPVIPPGYRWQASRPPSAIPPRTRPPRPPSPTPRYASPPRWGLVQHFPHTPSGVAAHEKPARTALIEAALAALAGLLGLFAFSEALRYALAFYGREHLLPGPVVAASGALLGFAFWASLVLIVATQGALAWWLWLEREIAYTANNRVDPRRWWEILLLAAAPAVNVVTLGVLLKELLAEHERGGRRAWQSALQSWWIWWAGAHLAVLGLALWLFDTSVQARTEALLLGAVVGVVLVFLAVRTRALVVAIDSSSDPAAADQADRPVRWVIAAGAAKAPESAPAE is encoded by the coding sequence ATGACTTTTCCGCAACCGGCAGGCCCGCCGAGCCCCCAACGCCCGCACCTGCCCGGATTGTCCGGGCATTGGCCCAGCCAGCCCCCGCCGATCCCACCGGACAGGACGCCGACCCAGCCCGCGCACGGGCCCAATCCCCGCATCCCCGTGATCCCTCCCGGTTACCGCTGGCAGGCGTCGCGCCCGCCGAGCGCAATACCGCCCCGAACCCGGCCGCCCCGGCCCCCCTCGCCCACGCCCCGGTACGCCTCGCCGCCCAGGTGGGGCCTGGTCCAACATTTCCCGCACACCCCGTCCGGCGTGGCAGCGCACGAGAAACCGGCCCGCACGGCCCTGATCGAGGCCGCGCTGGCGGCCCTCGCGGGGCTGCTCGGGCTGTTCGCGTTCTCCGAGGCATTGCGCTACGCCCTCGCCTTCTACGGCAGGGAGCACCTGCTGCCCGGCCCGGTCGTCGCGGCCTCCGGCGCCCTCCTCGGTTTCGCGTTCTGGGCCTCGCTCGTTCTGATCGTCGCCACTCAAGGCGCGCTTGCTTGGTGGCTGTGGCTGGAGCGCGAAATCGCCTACACCGCCAACAACCGCGTCGACCCCCGGCGTTGGTGGGAGATTCTCCTGCTCGCGGCAGCGCCCGCGGTCAATGTCGTCACGCTCGGGGTGTTGCTCAAAGAATTGCTGGCCGAGCACGAGCGCGGCGGCAGGCGCGCTTGGCAGTCCGCGTTGCAGTCGTGGTGGATCTGGTGGGCCGGGGCGCACCTGGCGGTCTTGGGCCTCGCGCTGTGGCTTTTCGACACGTCCGTCCAAGCGCGGACGGAAGCGCTCCTGCTCGGAGCCGTCGTCGGCGTCGTGCTGGTCTTCCTCGCTGTGCGCACTCGCGCGCTCGTGGTCGCGATCGACTCGAGCAGCGACCCCGCAGCCGCAGACCAAGCAGACCGGCCCGTCCGATGGGTCATCGCCGCCGGCGCGGCGAAGGCTCCCGAATCCGCTCCTGCCGAATAA
- a CDS encoding glycerophosphodiester phosphodiesterase translates to MPEVVAHRGASGELPEHTLAAYERALEQGADGLECDIRLTADGVLVCVHDRTTARTGSGNLVVSTSGFEQLDQLDYGSWHPSGQPAKLVTLDALIELAVSHTSRPVTVFIETKHPVRQGGGLERALAQTLARFDLLKSSPPNRTRVVMMSFSALAVRRMRRLAPNVPRAHLAESTLQLLGPSADFAEGDILGPSVRLLRNAPELVARAAGRGKAVYCWTADQPEDVLLCRELGVRWVATNWPRRAKELLAGPP, encoded by the coding sequence ATGCCCGAGGTTGTTGCGCACCGAGGCGCGTCCGGGGAGCTGCCCGAGCACACCTTGGCCGCGTACGAACGAGCCCTCGAACAGGGCGCGGACGGTCTTGAATGCGATATCCGGCTGACCGCGGACGGCGTCCTTGTCTGCGTGCACGACAGAACGACGGCGCGAACTGGCTCCGGAAATCTCGTGGTGAGCACGTCCGGCTTCGAACAGCTGGATCAGCTCGACTACGGCAGCTGGCACCCCAGCGGGCAGCCCGCGAAGCTTGTCACCTTGGACGCGCTCATCGAACTCGCGGTGTCGCACACGTCCCGACCAGTCACCGTGTTCATCGAGACGAAGCACCCGGTCCGTCAGGGGGGCGGGCTCGAACGTGCGTTGGCCCAGACACTCGCCAGGTTCGACCTCTTGAAAAGCTCCCCGCCGAACCGGACGCGCGTGGTGATGATGTCGTTCTCGGCGCTCGCCGTGCGTCGAATGCGCCGATTGGCGCCGAATGTGCCCCGCGCGCACTTGGCCGAATCGACCCTGCAACTGCTCGGCCCGAGCGCCGATTTCGCCGAGGGGGACATTCTGGGCCCATCCGTCCGATTATTGCGAAACGCTCCCGAACTCGTGGCGCGCGCCGCAGGACGGGGAAAAGCTGTCTATTGCTGGACGGCAGACCAACCCGAAGATGTGCTGCTGTGCCGCGAGCTCGGCGTGCGATGGGTCGCGACGAACTGGCCGCGGCGCGCCAAGGAACTCCTCGCCGGTCCACCATGA
- a CDS encoding ferritin, with product MNEYGNSRSKFNALLNEQIRHEFTSSHQYVAIAVYYDDLDLPQLAKFFYRQALEERNHALAATKYLIDRDVHVELGGVQAVKSDFENFMEPIELLLANEKEVTEQWDRLFRTAKDEHDSLGEQFTHWFLKEQVEEVSTATTLLRIAKRAKDNWFDVEEWVARELSDPKTSDDHPPVAGGLL from the coding sequence ATGAACGAATATGGCAACTCCCGATCAAAATTCAACGCCTTGTTGAACGAGCAGATTCGTCACGAATTCACGTCCTCGCACCAGTATGTCGCAATTGCGGTTTATTACGACGACCTTGATTTGCCGCAGCTTGCGAAATTCTTTTACCGGCAAGCTCTCGAAGAGCGCAACCACGCGTTGGCCGCGACCAAGTACCTCATCGACCGAGACGTGCATGTGGAGCTCGGCGGCGTGCAGGCGGTCAAGTCTGATTTCGAGAACTTCATGGAGCCGATCGAACTCCTCCTGGCGAACGAGAAAGAGGTCACCGAGCAGTGGGACCGGCTCTTCCGCACGGCCAAGGACGAGCACGACTCCCTTGGCGAGCAGTTCACCCACTGGTTCCTCAAAGAGCAGGTGGAGGAAGTCTCCACGGCGACCACGCTGCTGCGCATCGCCAAGCGCGCCAAAGACAACTGGTTCGACGTCGAGGAGTGGGTCGCCCGCGAACTGAGCGACCCGAAAACCTCGGACGACCATCCTCCTGTTGCTGGCGGACTCCTCTGA
- a CDS encoding TIGR04338 family metallohydrolase — MTLRDDGRAGVYAAQRLVHALFDNAERGGSREVVFFGARLTLPPEAKFASIESLRRYVGDVLVLPSLRARWPEAGASVAVRERKGHRAAHYERTEEGGVLAVPDSTWAMRELVVLHELAHHFDSGAPAHGPTFQGTYAELAGMVMGVEVAHLLRVAFAGEAKR; from the coding sequence ATGACGCTGCGAGACGACGGGCGGGCGGGCGTGTACGCCGCGCAGCGGCTGGTGCATGCTCTTTTCGACAATGCCGAACGCGGAGGCTCACGCGAAGTGGTGTTCTTCGGCGCTCGGTTGACGCTTCCCCCGGAGGCGAAATTCGCATCCATCGAGTCCCTGCGCCGCTATGTCGGCGACGTCCTGGTGTTGCCTTCGCTGCGCGCGCGTTGGCCGGAGGCTGGCGCCTCGGTCGCGGTCCGCGAGCGCAAAGGCCACCGAGCCGCACATTACGAGCGCACTGAGGAAGGCGGGGTGCTCGCCGTCCCTGACAGCACATGGGCCATGCGCGAATTGGTGGTCCTGCACGAACTCGCGCACCACTTCGACTCGGGCGCCCCCGCGCACGGCCCGACGTTCCAGGGGACATACGCTGAGCTGGCCGGCATGGTGATGGGGGTTGAGGTCGCGCACCTGTTGCGGGTGGCGTTCGCGGGGGAGGCCAAGCGATGA
- a CDS encoding DUF2786 domain-containing protein — translation MTNHDERSLARVAALLRQAEGTDNEHEAEAFLAAAQRLATAASIDLALARTHSAGQAKSAAPQQRTVLVGERGSKGLRTYVALFSNIGRANRVQCDVARDATYLIAFGFPEDIDATEALYASLMVQMAKSCASYLASGAHHPTPKITARLNFQLAFADRIGARLMAAREEAERQARKAERAAGASLFERGFRRASSTELALSNKELELADFYRQTSKARGSWRAVSSGSAWCARSQRAGERAGSSARIGAQAAFASARRALGR, via the coding sequence ATGACCAACCACGACGAACGCAGTCTCGCGAGGGTCGCCGCGCTGCTGCGCCAAGCGGAAGGCACCGACAACGAGCACGAGGCGGAGGCTTTCCTCGCCGCCGCGCAGCGTTTGGCGACAGCGGCCTCGATCGACCTGGCCCTCGCTCGCACGCACAGCGCGGGACAGGCGAAGAGCGCCGCGCCGCAACAGCGAACGGTGCTGGTCGGGGAGCGCGGCTCGAAAGGGCTGCGCACCTATGTGGCCCTGTTCAGCAACATCGGGCGGGCGAACCGGGTGCAATGCGATGTCGCCCGCGATGCCACCTACCTGATCGCGTTCGGCTTCCCCGAGGACATTGACGCGACCGAGGCGCTTTACGCCAGTCTGATGGTGCAGATGGCGAAGTCCTGCGCGTCGTATCTGGCTTCTGGGGCGCACCACCCGACGCCGAAGATCACTGCGCGGCTGAATTTCCAGCTCGCTTTCGCGGACCGGATCGGGGCGCGCCTGATGGCGGCCCGAGAGGAGGCGGAGCGTCAGGCGCGCAAGGCCGAGCGGGCCGCGGGCGCCTCCCTGTTCGAACGCGGATTCCGCCGCGCCAGCTCCACCGAGCTGGCGCTGAGCAACAAGGAGCTGGAGCTCGCAGATTTCTATCGGCAGACTTCGAAAGCTCGGGGCAGTTGGCGGGCGGTCAGTTCGGGCAGCGCGTGGTGCGCGCGCTCGCAACGGGCTGGCGAGCGCGCCGGGTCGAGCGCGCGCATCGGGGCGCAGGCCGCTTTCGCCAGCGCGCGCCGCGCCCTTGGCAGGTGA
- a CDS encoding M1 family metallopeptidase has product MSGALLPLGSRVASAAPAPGADTAGDPYFPQDGNGGYRVGHYDLALRLDPDSKQVDATMTITAAATQELRSFDLDFADLGPVQAVVNGKPAAAEPAEQAKLVVTPDRPLPSGTTFTAAITYSFNEQEQAAAMGKSELPGWVQTSSGGVAKFGEPDGAEYWFPSNNTPDNKAPFTLALTVPEGWVGIGGGLEAPAVVKDGWATSVWKEPNPVATYLVPIAVDHFDVRRSVLPTGQPVVIALNPDQPDFVHDAAARYPEIMAFLQEKLGPYPHVAAGGIFIDPGLGNKNFGGALETQTRPVYVSTWEDPGKEVSVIVHENTHEWYGDSVSVRQWRDICLNECFASYLQWMWEESEEGADLDQKYRDHVQEQWDDQAYWGHLLTDMCDGREDECTAGDIMNGQGVYDKGQLALHALRRMIGEKAFSDILRGWPARHRFGNASWAQFEQYAQQTAKKDLGGFFQAWFHSGERPKDEYLFPGSLAG; this is encoded by the coding sequence ATGTCCGGGGCGTTGCTGCCGCTCGGGTCCCGCGTTGCCTCGGCGGCGCCCGCGCCGGGCGCGGACACGGCAGGGGACCCGTATTTCCCCCAGGACGGCAACGGCGGCTACCGGGTCGGGCATTATGATCTGGCGTTGCGGCTCGACCCGGACTCCAAGCAGGTGGACGCAACGATGACGATCACCGCCGCCGCCACCCAAGAGCTGCGCTCCTTCGACCTCGATTTCGCCGATCTCGGCCCAGTTCAGGCCGTGGTCAATGGGAAACCCGCCGCGGCCGAGCCAGCGGAGCAGGCCAAGCTGGTCGTCACCCCGGACCGCCCCCTGCCGAGCGGCACGACGTTCACCGCGGCCATCACCTACTCCTTCAACGAGCAGGAGCAGGCGGCGGCGATGGGCAAATCGGAGCTTCCGGGCTGGGTTCAGACCTCCAGCGGCGGCGTTGCCAAGTTCGGCGAGCCGGACGGGGCCGAATACTGGTTCCCGTCGAACAACACCCCGGACAACAAGGCGCCCTTCACCCTCGCCCTCACCGTGCCGGAAGGCTGGGTCGGGATCGGCGGCGGCCTGGAGGCCCCCGCTGTCGTCAAGGACGGTTGGGCCACCTCGGTGTGGAAGGAGCCGAACCCCGTGGCGACTTACCTCGTGCCCATCGCCGTCGACCATTTCGACGTGCGCCGCTCGGTTCTGCCCACCGGGCAGCCTGTGGTGATCGCCCTCAATCCGGACCAGCCGGACTTCGTCCACGACGCGGCGGCGCGATACCCGGAGATCATGGCGTTCTTGCAGGAAAAGCTCGGCCCGTACCCGCATGTCGCCGCTGGTGGGATATTCATCGACCCTGGGCTGGGGAACAAGAATTTCGGCGGGGCTTTGGAGACGCAAACCCGTCCCGTCTACGTCTCGACGTGGGAAGATCCGGGCAAAGAGGTCAGTGTGATCGTCCATGAGAACACCCATGAGTGGTACGGAGACTCGGTTTCGGTGCGCCAATGGCGCGACATCTGTTTGAACGAATGCTTCGCCTCGTACCTGCAATGGATGTGGGAGGAGTCGGAAGAGGGCGCGGACCTGGACCAGAAATACCGCGACCATGTGCAGGAGCAGTGGGACGACCAAGCGTATTGGGGGCATCTGCTCACCGACATGTGCGACGGCAGGGAAGACGAGTGCACCGCCGGCGACATCATGAACGGGCAAGGCGTGTACGACAAAGGCCAACTCGCTCTGCATGCGCTGCGCAGGATGATCGGCGAAAAGGCGTTCAGTGACATTCTGCGCGGCTGGCCTGCGCGCCACAGGTTCGGCAACGCCTCGTGGGCGCAGTTCGAACAGTATGCGCAACAGACCGCCAAGAAGGATCTGGGCGGATTCTTCCAGGCCTGGTTCCACAGCGGCGAGCGGCCGAAAGACGAGTACTTGTTCCCTGGCAGTCTGGCGGGCTGA
- a CDS encoding SixA phosphatase family protein, translating into MATVRSPETLVLPKTLILLRHGKSGYPAGTADHERPLADRGWREAGLAGAWLRGEGFDIDQVLCSTARRTRETLQATEVKAAAQFHPRLYGASDVEVVGLVAELPESVATALVVGHHPGMPQTAEALHELAARHAGSAGAGNPALARLLEKYPTSALTVIRVAGSWAELPVRGGEVAQFHIPR; encoded by the coding sequence ATGGCCACTGTGCGTTCGCCCGAAACCCTCGTCCTGCCCAAAACCCTCATCTTGCTCCGCCACGGCAAATCCGGCTATCCCGCTGGGACCGCGGACCACGAGCGTCCGCTCGCCGATCGGGGCTGGCGGGAAGCGGGGCTGGCGGGCGCGTGGCTGCGCGGCGAGGGCTTCGACATCGACCAGGTGCTGTGCTCGACCGCCCGACGCACACGGGAGACCTTGCAAGCCACCGAAGTCAAGGCTGCGGCGCAATTCCACCCGCGCCTCTACGGGGCGAGCGATGTCGAGGTGGTGGGGCTGGTCGCGGAGCTTCCCGAGAGCGTCGCCACCGCTCTGGTGGTGGGCCACCACCCCGGCATGCCCCAGACGGCCGAGGCGTTGCACGAGCTCGCCGCGCGCCACGCCGGTTCCGCCGGGGCGGGGAACCCCGCCCTGGCGCGCCTGCTCGAAAAATACCCGACCAGCGCGCTCACCGTGATCCGCGTCGCGGGCAGTTGGGCCGAGCTGCCCGTGCGCGGCGGCGAGGTGGCGCAATTCCACATTCCGCGTTAG